Proteins from a single region of Syntrophales bacterium:
- a CDS encoding FAD-dependent oxidoreductase, translating to MPYYIGDVIKDYKRLVIRTPEEFGKTGIEVKIRTRALDIDLRKGLVHLSDDSSIPYDFLVMATGAEAVRLDIPGADLEGVFVLRNLTDALRFKSYLNEHNCRKAVLIGGGFIAMEMCEALRNLGIETTVMIRGCRPVTRWDPEFTNLIVEELKQNDVTFLPETKPLSIERGTNGGLVLNTDKGEVAADIVLSGVGIHSSTKLAKAIGLEMGASGAIKVDHRQRTSIEGIYAVGDCCEVFHKVAGRWVYLPLGDIANKQGRVAGQNIGGHMAEFPGVVGAQSFKVFDLEVGAAGLTEDEAVRYGFQPVSTMIWGLPIGRPMSRGEKLGVKLIADKTSGRLLGGQCIGEKGAIQRTFALSVALWSELSIDEVGYLDLPYSPPFGGAWDAIHVVAQSLRARM from the coding sequence ATGCCTTATTACATCGGTGATGTAATCAAGGACTACAAGCGGTTGGTGATCCGGACGCCGGAAGAGTTCGGGAAGACGGGAATCGAGGTTAAGATCAGGACCCGGGCCCTTGATATTGATCTCCGGAAAGGACTGGTCCATCTGTCCGATGATTCCAGCATTCCCTATGACTTCCTGGTCATGGCGACGGGTGCTGAGGCCGTACGCCTGGATATCCCGGGGGCCGATCTGGAAGGAGTCTTCGTCCTGAGAAACCTGACGGATGCCCTGCGTTTCAAATCCTACCTGAACGAGCACAATTGCCGGAAGGCCGTTCTGATCGGCGGTGGTTTTATTGCGATGGAGATGTGCGAGGCCCTCAGGAACCTGGGAATTGAGACAACCGTGATGATCCGGGGTTGCCGGCCGGTCACCCGCTGGGATCCCGAGTTCACGAACCTGATTGTCGAGGAGCTGAAGCAAAACGATGTGACCTTTCTGCCGGAAACGAAGCCCCTGTCCATTGAAAGAGGAACGAACGGCGGACTTGTGCTGAACACGGACAAGGGCGAGGTGGCTGCCGACATTGTCTTGTCGGGAGTGGGCATACACAGCAGTACGAAGCTGGCGAAGGCCATCGGCCTGGAAATGGGGGCAAGCGGGGCCATCAAAGTGGATCATCGGCAGCGGACCTCCATCGAAGGGATCTACGCCGTCGGTGACTGCTGCGAGGTTTTTCACAAGGTTGCCGGGCGCTGGGTCTATTTGCCCCTGGGAGACATCGCCAACAAGCAGGGCCGGGTGGCCGGCCAGAATATCGGTGGACACATGGCGGAATTCCCGGGGGTTGTCGGTGCGCAATCGTTCAAGGTGTTCGATCTCGAGGTCGGGGCTGCGGGGCTGACAGAGGACGAGGCCGTCCGCTATGGATTCCAGCCGGTCAGCACGATGATCTGGGGTCTTCCCATCGGGCGCCCCATGTCGAGAGGCGAGAAGTTGGGCGTGAAACTCATTGCCGACAAAACCTCGGGAAGACTCCTCGGCGGACAATGCATCGGCGAAAAAGGAGCCATCCAGCGAACCTTTGCCCTGTCGGTTGCCCTGTGGTCGGAACTGAGCATCGACGAGGTGGGGTATCTGGACTTGCCCTACTCCCCGCCTTTCGGAGGTGCCTGGGACGCGATTCACGTTGTGGCCCAGTCCCTGCGGGCCAGGATGTAG
- a CDS encoding glycosyltransferase family 4 protein, whose translation MRVLMFGWEFSARSSGGIGPACRGITDALSGMGHEVILVFPRSDTASGTGNAGSREMEVRPVPSPLTPYQTPASYLQPPLREEGAADPAPESGYGPDLLSEVIRYGEEASWLARDLAFDVIHAHDWMTAFAAVRARETSGRPLVFHFHSLEFNRRGEDINRNIFEIERYGMERADHVIAVSAFLKNMIVSRYGIPTERVTVAHNAADPGMEEGPFPVRDRDGKTVLFLGRITYQKGPRFFLESAGHVLREMPEATFIMAGDGDGLDDAKRHARDLGIADRVRFPGFLEGREVENALAACDLFVLSSVSEPFGIAPLEAARRGIPVIISRQSGVAEVLKSARQFDFWDTEGLARNILDLLADPAGAAALAESVRTEAEAVRWQAAAEIIDGIYRLLPPGD comes from the coding sequence TTGCGCGTTCTGATGTTCGGCTGGGAATTCTCGGCCCGGTCCAGCGGCGGCATCGGTCCGGCCTGCCGGGGAATCACGGACGCCCTTTCCGGGATGGGCCACGAGGTGATCCTCGTCTTTCCACGCAGTGACACGGCATCGGGCACAGGAAACGCCGGCAGCCGGGAGATGGAGGTGCGGCCCGTGCCATCTCCCCTGACCCCTTACCAGACGCCGGCATCCTACCTGCAGCCGCCTCTTCGCGAAGAGGGAGCGGCCGATCCGGCTCCGGAGAGCGGCTACGGGCCGGATCTCCTCTCGGAGGTGATCCGGTACGGCGAAGAGGCGTCCTGGCTCGCCCGGGACCTCGCTTTCGACGTGATTCACGCCCACGACTGGATGACGGCCTTTGCCGCGGTCCGGGCGCGGGAGACCTCCGGCAGGCCCCTGGTCTTCCATTTCCATTCCCTGGAATTTAACCGCCGGGGCGAGGACATCAACCGGAACATCTTTGAAATCGAACGATACGGGATGGAGCGGGCGGATCACGTCATCGCTGTGAGCGCCTTTCTGAAAAACATGATCGTGAGCCGCTACGGGATCCCAACGGAGCGGGTCACCGTCGCGCACAACGCAGCCGATCCGGGCATGGAGGAGGGACCGTTCCCGGTTCGGGACCGGGACGGGAAAACCGTTCTATTCCTGGGAAGGATCACGTATCAGAAAGGCCCCCGGTTTTTTCTGGAGTCCGCCGGGCATGTCCTCCGGGAGATGCCGGAGGCGACCTTCATCATGGCCGGAGACGGGGACGGACTGGACGACGCGAAGCGGCACGCACGGGACCTCGGAATCGCCGACCGGGTCCGCTTTCCCGGATTTCTCGAGGGGCGGGAGGTCGAGAACGCCCTGGCCGCGTGCGATCTTTTTGTGCTGAGCAGCGTTTCCGAACCCTTCGGAATCGCCCCGCTGGAAGCGGCCCGCCGGGGTATCCCGGTGATCATATCCCGCCAGTCGGGGGTCGCGGAAGTGCTGAAATCGGCACGGCAGTTCGATTTCTGGGACACGGAAGGGCTGGCCCGGAACATTCTCGACCTCCTGGCCGATCCGGCCGGGGCAGCGGCCCTGGCGGAATCGGTCCGGACGGAAGCGGAGGCGGTCCGGTGGCAGGCTGCGGCGGAAATCATTGACGGCATCTACCGGCTCCTGCCCCCCGGGGATTGA
- the nfi gene encoding deoxyribonuclease V (cleaves DNA at apurinic or apyrimidinic sites), whose translation MRARSLHPWDLCCQEAIALQQQLRERLILDDRSFPSSLQTIAGADVSYARGSDRFFAAVVVLAYPSLELLEEASAEDRSSFPYVPGLLSFREGPVVLKAFRRLRRNPDAVLFDGQGIAHPRGFGLASHLGLFLDLPAIGCAKTRLYGIHGEVGMETGNRADLLADGAIVGTALRTRDRVKPVYVSQGHRIGLEKAVGIILSCCRGYRLPEPVRQAHRAVNRIRVAAGE comes from the coding sequence ATGAGGGCCCGTAGCCTCCATCCCTGGGACCTGTGCTGCCAAGAGGCCATCGCCCTTCAGCAACAGCTGCGGGAGCGGCTGATTTTGGACGACCGGTCCTTTCCCTCCTCCCTGCAGACCATTGCCGGGGCCGACGTTTCCTACGCCCGGGGGAGCGACCGCTTCTTCGCCGCGGTTGTCGTTCTCGCCTACCCATCCCTGGAACTGCTGGAAGAGGCCTCCGCCGAGGACCGTTCCTCCTTCCCCTACGTCCCCGGCCTCCTCAGCTTCCGGGAAGGTCCCGTCGTCCTGAAGGCCTTCAGGCGGCTGCGCCGCAATCCCGACGCGGTTCTCTTCGACGGACAGGGAATCGCCCATCCGCGCGGATTCGGCCTCGCCTCCCACCTGGGGCTGTTTCTCGACCTGCCGGCGATCGGCTGCGCCAAGACCCGGCTCTATGGAATACACGGTGAAGTGGGCATGGAGACGGGAAACAGGGCGGATCTCCTGGCGGACGGCGCCATCGTCGGCACCGCACTCAGGACGCGGGACCGGGTAAAGCCCGTGTACGTCTCCCAGGGACACCGGATCGGCCTGGAGAAGGCCGTCGGGATCATCCTATCCTGCTGCCGGGGCTATCGCCTGCCGGAACCGGTCCGCCAGGCCCACCGGGCGGTAAACCGGATCCGGGTGGCGGCGGGAGAGTGA
- a CDS encoding bifunctional riboflavin kinase/FAD synthetase, producing the protein MEVIRSLEEIPRELEGAFVTIGNFDGVHRGHRSIFRRLIEEARPSGAPVLVITFEPHPKSVLRADRRPFYLITTPEEKIREIAATGVDALLLIPFDLDFAALSAESFVRDVLWKRLHIRKILIGHDYRFGRGKEGNEAFLVRWGKTLGFDVEALGAVSGSGDVISSTRIRNAIFDGDVRTARRLLGRPYNVAGRVVHGHRRGTGLGFPTANVRPGKELLPARGVYAAVTKMDGRSMKSVLNIGYNPTFGDSELSVEVFILDFRGDLYGESLEILFIDRLRPEMKFDGPEALVTQIRADVAKAESILADWLENPDEGP; encoded by the coding sequence ATGGAGGTCATCCGCAGTCTGGAGGAAATCCCCCGGGAACTGGAGGGAGCATTCGTCACCATCGGCAATTTTGACGGTGTGCACCGGGGCCACCGATCCATATTCCGCCGGCTCATCGAGGAGGCGCGTCCCTCCGGGGCGCCCGTCCTGGTCATCACCTTCGAGCCGCATCCGAAAAGCGTTCTCCGGGCCGATCGCCGGCCCTTCTACCTGATCACGACGCCGGAGGAAAAAATCCGGGAGATTGCCGCCACCGGCGTCGACGCTCTCCTGCTGATCCCCTTCGACCTGGACTTTGCCGCTCTTTCCGCAGAATCCTTTGTCCGGGACGTCCTCTGGAAGCGGCTCCACATCCGGAAGATCCTGATCGGCCACGATTACCGGTTCGGCCGAGGCAAGGAGGGAAACGAGGCATTCCTGGTCCGCTGGGGGAAGACCCTCGGCTTCGACGTGGAGGCCCTTGGGGCCGTCTCGGGGAGCGGCGACGTCATCAGCAGCACCCGGATCCGGAACGCCATCTTCGACGGCGACGTCCGCACGGCCCGGCGCCTCCTCGGCCGTCCCTACAACGTGGCCGGCCGGGTCGTCCACGGCCACCGCCGCGGCACGGGGCTGGGTTTCCCGACGGCAAACGTCCGGCCCGGGAAGGAGCTCCTGCCGGCCCGGGGCGTTTACGCCGCCGTCACGAAAATGGACGGCCGCTCCATGAAGTCCGTTCTCAACATCGGCTACAATCCGACGTTCGGAGACTCGGAGCTGTCGGTGGAGGTCTTCATCCTCGACTTCCGGGGCGACCTGTACGGGGAATCGCTGGAGATCCTCTTCATCGACCGCCTCCGGCCGGAGATGAAGTTCGACGGTCCCGAGGCGCTGGTGACGCAGATCCGCGCCGATGTGGCCAAAGCAGAGAGCATCCTGGCGGACTGGCTGGAAAATCCCGATGAGGGCCCGTAG
- a CDS encoding 4-hydroxyphenylacetate 3-hydroxylase N-terminal domain-containing protein codes for MALKTANEFLDTIRKMKPRVYCGGKWVTGLLDNPVTRSMVMANSAIYGLAEDPANKEVMVATSHLTGEPINRNLNVARNIHDLDMRQEMALLTSQTVGTCNYRCVGCDALNSLAATTWEMDQALGTNYEERFNKWLAFAQANDLAVSGAITDAKGDRKKRPSQQDEIDTFVHLVEKRDDGIVVRGIKVSQSGAIGSHETLVLPGGALKEGEEKFALAFAVQNSVPGLSYICQYNAYSAEREMFGDEECELGNPIYGQRETSTMVFDNVFIPWERVFLCGETKYCGRMVTRFAKAHRMNCGGACKVGFADLIIGGTMLAAEYIGVEKVPHIQEKIIDMVRFSETSHACAIAAAMRGREEPKGSGVYLPDDLFGNAAKLNIAHGFWEIIKNAGDIGGGLVVTMPRLKDLEDPEVGPVLKKAFGAAAPADKRLKVAKFLQHWSAGLHGPGTWHGAGAPQTQRFMFTVLTDFDAKKKMAKKIMGMKD; via the coding sequence ATGGCTCTGAAGACGGCGAACGAGTTTTTGGACACCATCCGGAAAATGAAGCCCCGCGTATACTGCGGGGGGAAATGGGTGACCGGCCTGCTTGACAACCCGGTCACGCGGTCCATGGTCATGGCCAACTCGGCAATCTACGGCCTGGCCGAGGATCCGGCCAACAAGGAGGTGATGGTGGCGACCTCCCACCTGACAGGGGAGCCGATCAACCGCAACCTGAACGTCGCCCGGAACATCCACGACCTGGACATGCGTCAGGAGATGGCGCTCCTCACAAGCCAGACGGTGGGCACCTGCAACTACCGCTGCGTCGGCTGCGATGCCCTCAACAGCCTGGCCGCCACGACGTGGGAGATGGATCAGGCCCTGGGGACGAACTACGAGGAGCGGTTCAACAAATGGCTGGCCTTTGCCCAGGCCAACGACCTGGCCGTGTCCGGAGCCATCACCGACGCCAAGGGCGACCGGAAGAAACGCCCCTCCCAGCAGGATGAGATCGACACCTTCGTCCACCTGGTGGAGAAGCGAGACGACGGCATCGTGGTCAGGGGGATCAAAGTGAGCCAGAGCGGCGCCATCGGCTCCCATGAAACCCTGGTGCTTCCGGGCGGGGCCCTCAAAGAGGGGGAAGAGAAGTTCGCCCTGGCTTTTGCAGTCCAGAACAGCGTCCCGGGGCTGTCCTACATCTGCCAGTACAACGCCTACTCCGCGGAGCGGGAGATGTTCGGCGACGAGGAATGCGAGCTGGGGAACCCGATTTACGGCCAGCGGGAGACCTCGACGATGGTGTTCGACAACGTCTTCATCCCCTGGGAGCGGGTTTTCCTCTGCGGCGAGACCAAGTACTGCGGGCGGATGGTCACCCGGTTCGCCAAGGCCCACCGCATGAACTGCGGAGGGGCCTGCAAGGTGGGGTTCGCCGACCTGATCATCGGCGGCACCATGCTGGCCGCCGAGTACATCGGAGTGGAAAAGGTCCCCCACATCCAGGAGAAGATCATCGATATGGTCCGTTTCAGCGAAACCTCCCACGCCTGCGCCATCGCGGCCGCCATGAGGGGGCGGGAGGAGCCGAAGGGCTCCGGTGTCTACCTGCCGGACGACCTGTTCGGCAATGCCGCCAAGCTGAACATTGCCCACGGGTTCTGGGAGATCATCAAGAACGCCGGGGACATCGGCGGCGGCCTGGTGGTGACCATGCCGAGGCTGAAGGATCTGGAGGACCCGGAAGTCGGCCCCGTTCTGAAGAAGGCCTTCGGGGCCGCGGCTCCGGCGGACAAGCGGCTGAAAGTCGCCAAGTTCCTGCAGCACTGGTCGGCGGGACTTCACGGGCCCGGGACCTGGCATGGCGCCGGCGCCCCCCAGACCCAGCGGTTCATGTTCACGGTGCTGACGGATTTCGACGCGAAGAAGAAGATGGCCAAGAAGATTATGGGGATGAAGGACTGA
- the glgP gene encoding alpha-glucan family phosphorylase: MTEHRNTYLFEVSWEVCNKVGGIHTVLTSKMREVLRTFGDRCILLGPDLKNYTEFEETDEECWNRIREATAIKELPCRFGRWRIPGRPKVILVEFRNRYDKDQLLFRIWENWGVDSMTGGWDYVEPVMFSSAAGEVIETAYNVLARPAGNPAIAHFHEWMCGAGLLYLKRRIPEMATVFTTHATILGRTLSGTGMDLYGSMEHLSPQREAVVHNISAKFSMEQVAAREADCFTTVSEITALEARNILGRSPDVITPNGLDMETIPDLTEDREPSETSRRILLEAASRFLRRDLPQSSRIFLTSGRYEFHNKGIDVFLGALGRLERELEAEQSAVAFLFVMGGHMDLLPSLKEHYTRTDSGPLPIATHRLHYGASDPVMETCKRLGLRNMPENRVSVIFVPAPLDGKDGFLNLPYYEALQGCDMGVFPSYYEPWGYTPLECAAFAVPTVSTDLAGFGQWVRQMSGGYDGVRILDRRNQEPATVEEELKEILRESFAWTEPDWLRMRKGARLLALHAGWHDFYGAYLAAYDRALGTAFERSAKMAVTEDGEKKHVFAGTASTQPHFRTFTAVAHLPEKIGRLRELAYNLWWVWTPRALDLFATLDPKLWLDMGNNPVRMLETVSSERISEAAENPSYMALYGQIMGQFDDYMEEKTSDSNPYAANGIRWSSPVAYFSTEYGLHECLPIYSGGLGTLSGDHLKTASDMNIPLVGVGLLYKNGYFRQLIDRNGIQVAEYPENDFSSLPVQIVRDDLGADVQISLELPGRTLYANIWEIKVGRVSLYLLDTDVPRNTLQDRSITSRLYGADPRVRIEQEILLGAGGVRLLKKLGIRPRVYHINEGHSAFLIFERTADLMSGEGLSLEEAAEVVHGSTVFTTHTPVEAGNERFSKDLIESYLGGYMKRFGLSWARFWDLGRKERGDDKPFFMTILALKMSHRSNAVSNLHGQVARHMWRDVWKGFDDSDIPIGQITNGVHVMSYIAPRMKECFDTYLGMDWEKHLTDPERWRRIQDIPDIQLWRIRHEMKQRLLDYLRDYTAATDTKFPSWKNWREDMFSRLNPSALLIGFARRFAPYKRADLLLSDLDRLDRIVNHPTRPVHILFAGKAHPNDDMGKNLVKRVIDVCRDVRFRGRIFFIEDYSLGSARMLVQGVDLWLNTPRRPYEASGTSGMKVAANGVLNLSVSDGWWPEGFDGTNGWTMGPLVRQQVEERPNADEEDGRDLYDLLEETVIPTFYDRDLSGVPERWMAAVKRSMQTLVPKFNTERMLSEYYSLMYRPAAQRDQELTSEGFALARTIVDWKRKVPMRFSSLKLQEVSIGGIHGDTIVVDQPLSVQVRIDPGKMAPEEILVEMVVGLRDSHGFTGSPQRVPLKVADVEKSGMLVFSGEYTVRENGMFSYGIRVLPFHPQLATLQEMGLILWG; encoded by the coding sequence ATGACGGAACACCGGAACACCTACCTGTTTGAGGTCAGCTGGGAGGTATGCAACAAGGTAGGCGGGATCCACACCGTCCTCACGAGCAAGATGCGGGAGGTCCTGCGCACCTTCGGAGACCGCTGCATCCTGCTGGGTCCGGATCTCAAGAACTACACCGAGTTCGAGGAAACGGACGAGGAATGCTGGAACCGGATCCGCGAAGCAACGGCCATCAAGGAACTCCCCTGCCGCTTCGGCCGGTGGCGGATTCCGGGACGTCCGAAAGTCATCCTCGTGGAGTTCCGCAACCGCTACGACAAGGACCAGCTTCTCTTCCGGATCTGGGAAAACTGGGGGGTCGATTCGATGACCGGCGGCTGGGACTACGTGGAGCCCGTCATGTTCAGCAGTGCCGCGGGAGAGGTCATCGAAACGGCGTACAACGTCCTGGCCAGGCCCGCCGGCAACCCCGCGATCGCCCACTTTCACGAATGGATGTGCGGGGCGGGTCTTCTCTACCTGAAGCGGCGGATTCCCGAGATGGCAACCGTATTCACCACCCACGCCACCATCCTGGGCCGCACCCTCTCGGGCACCGGCATGGACCTGTACGGTTCGATGGAACACCTGTCTCCCCAGAGAGAGGCCGTGGTCCACAACATCAGCGCGAAATTTTCCATGGAGCAGGTGGCGGCCCGGGAGGCCGACTGCTTCACGACGGTCAGCGAGATCACCGCCCTGGAGGCCCGCAACATCCTCGGCCGGTCACCCGACGTGATCACCCCCAACGGGCTGGACATGGAAACCATCCCGGACCTGACGGAAGACCGGGAACCGTCGGAGACGTCGAGAAGGATCCTGCTGGAGGCGGCCTCCCGGTTCCTCCGCCGCGACCTCCCGCAAAGCTCGCGGATTTTCCTGACATCCGGCCGCTACGAGTTCCACAACAAGGGGATCGACGTGTTCCTCGGAGCCCTGGGCCGCCTCGAGCGGGAACTCGAAGCGGAACAGTCGGCCGTGGCCTTCCTCTTCGTCATGGGCGGCCACATGGACCTGCTGCCCTCTCTCAAGGAGCACTATACGCGGACCGATTCGGGTCCGCTTCCCATCGCCACGCACCGCCTTCACTACGGGGCCTCGGATCCTGTCATGGAGACCTGCAAGCGGCTGGGTCTCCGGAACATGCCCGAAAACCGGGTCAGCGTCATCTTCGTTCCGGCCCCGCTGGATGGGAAAGACGGTTTTCTCAACCTTCCCTACTATGAAGCCCTCCAGGGATGCGACATGGGCGTCTTCCCCTCCTATTATGAGCCATGGGGATACACCCCCCTGGAGTGCGCCGCCTTTGCCGTACCGACCGTCTCCACCGATCTGGCCGGGTTCGGGCAGTGGGTCCGGCAGATGAGCGGCGGTTATGACGGCGTGAGGATCCTGGACCGGCGCAACCAGGAACCGGCGACCGTGGAGGAGGAGCTCAAGGAGATCCTCCGGGAAAGCTTTGCCTGGACGGAGCCGGATTGGCTCCGGATGCGCAAGGGCGCACGCCTCCTGGCCCTGCATGCCGGCTGGCACGATTTTTACGGGGCCTACCTGGCGGCCTACGACCGGGCCCTGGGAACGGCCTTCGAGCGGTCCGCCAAGATGGCAGTGACCGAGGATGGCGAGAAGAAGCACGTCTTTGCGGGCACCGCCTCCACCCAGCCCCATTTCCGGACCTTCACCGCGGTGGCCCACCTTCCGGAAAAGATCGGCCGCCTGCGCGAGCTGGCATACAACCTCTGGTGGGTCTGGACTCCCCGGGCCCTGGACCTGTTCGCCACGCTGGACCCGAAGCTCTGGCTTGACATGGGAAACAATCCCGTGCGGATGCTCGAAACGGTGAGCTCCGAGCGGATCTCCGAAGCGGCGGAAAACCCGAGCTACATGGCCCTGTACGGCCAGATCATGGGCCAGTTCGACGACTACATGGAGGAGAAGACCTCCGACAGCAACCCCTACGCCGCAAACGGCATCCGCTGGTCCAGCCCGGTGGCCTATTTCTCGACCGAGTATGGTCTCCACGAGTGCCTTCCCATCTATTCCGGCGGCCTGGGCACGCTCTCCGGGGACCATCTCAAGACCGCCAGCGACATGAACATCCCCCTCGTCGGGGTAGGGCTGCTTTACAAAAACGGCTACTTCCGGCAACTCATCGACCGGAACGGCATCCAGGTCGCCGAGTATCCCGAGAACGACTTCTCCAGCCTGCCCGTGCAGATCGTCCGTGACGATCTGGGAGCGGATGTCCAGATCTCCCTGGAGCTCCCCGGGCGCACCCTGTACGCAAACATCTGGGAAATCAAGGTGGGCCGTGTATCTCTCTACCTCCTGGACACGGATGTTCCGAGGAACACACTCCAGGACCGCTCCATTACGTCCCGTCTCTACGGGGCCGACCCGCGAGTGCGGATCGAGCAGGAGATCCTGCTGGGAGCGGGGGGAGTCCGCCTCCTGAAGAAGCTGGGCATCCGTCCCCGGGTCTATCACATCAACGAGGGACACTCGGCATTCCTGATCTTCGAGCGGACCGCCGACCTGATGAGCGGGGAGGGGCTGTCCCTGGAGGAGGCGGCGGAGGTCGTCCACGGCAGCACGGTCTTCACCACACACACCCCCGTGGAAGCGGGAAACGAGCGCTTCTCGAAGGACCTGATCGAGTCGTACCTCGGAGGATACATGAAGCGCTTCGGCCTGTCCTGGGCCCGGTTCTGGGACCTCGGCCGGAAGGAACGGGGCGACGACAAGCCGTTCTTCATGACCATCCTGGCCCTCAAGATGTCCCACCGGAGCAACGCCGTGAGCAACCTCCACGGGCAGGTGGCCCGGCACATGTGGCGGGACGTCTGGAAGGGGTTCGACGATTCGGACATTCCCATCGGACAGATCACCAACGGCGTCCATGTGATGTCCTATATCGCCCCCCGGATGAAGGAGTGCTTCGACACGTACCTCGGAATGGACTGGGAAAAGCACCTGACGGATCCGGAACGCTGGCGGCGCATCCAGGACATCCCGGATATTCAGCTCTGGCGGATCCGCCACGAGATGAAACAGCGGCTGCTCGACTACCTCCGGGATTATACCGCCGCGACGGACACAAAGTTTCCCTCCTGGAAAAACTGGAGGGAGGACATGTTTTCCCGGCTGAATCCTTCGGCGCTCCTGATCGGATTCGCACGCCGCTTCGCGCCGTACAAGCGGGCGGACCTGCTCCTGTCGGACCTGGACCGGCTGGACCGCATCGTCAACCATCCGACCCGGCCGGTGCACATCCTCTTCGCCGGCAAGGCCCACCCCAACGACGACATGGGGAAGAACCTCGTGAAGCGCGTCATCGACGTCTGCCGGGACGTCCGGTTCCGGGGCCGCATCTTCTTCATCGAAGACTATTCCCTCGGCAGCGCACGGATGCTGGTCCAGGGAGTCGATCTCTGGCTCAACACACCCCGGCGCCCCTACGAGGCCAGCGGTACAAGCGGCATGAAGGTGGCAGCCAACGGCGTCCTGAACTTGAGCGTCTCCGACGGATGGTGGCCCGAGGGCTTCGACGGGACAAACGGCTGGACGATGGGCCCGCTGGTGCGGCAACAGGTGGAGGAGCGGCCCAATGCCGACGAGGAGGACGGGCGGGATCTCTACGATCTCCTCGAGGAAACCGTGATCCCCACCTTCTATGACCGCGATCTTTCCGGGGTTCCGGAACGCTGGATGGCCGCGGTCAAACGCTCCATGCAGACCCTGGTTCCAAAATTCAACACCGAGCGGATGCTTTCCGAGTATTACAGCCTGATGTACCGGCCCGCGGCGCAGCGGGATCAGGAGCTGACGTCGGAGGGGTTCGCCCTGGCCCGCACGATCGTCGACTGGAAGCGCAAGGTGCCCATGCGGTTCTCCTCCCTGAAACTCCAGGAAGTGTCCATCGGGGGCATCCACGGGGACACGATCGTGGTGGACCAGCCCCTGTCCGTCCAGGTCCGGATCGATCCGGGAAAGATGGCACCCGAGGAGATTCTCGTGGAGATGGTCGTCGGCCTCCGGGACAGCCACGGCTTTACCGGCTCTCCGCAACGAGTCCCCCTGAAAGTCGCGGACGTGGAGAAAAGCGGCATGCTGGTCTTTTCCGGCGAGTACACCGTTCGGGAAAACGGGATGTTCTCCTACGGGATCCGCGTACTGCCGTTCCATCCGCAGCTGGCAACGCTCCAGGAGATGGGGCTGATTCTCTGGGGGTAG
- a CDS encoding DUF3047 domain-containing protein, protein MSRKKRIVVLAAMLVLVSAAAAYALRGEIVEVALYRNAKMVNGVPAGWKIMRHSGTPVIRLEKFGDAYYVRMISDSRSGFGIEKEVSVDLREYPYLNWTWTATKLPRGGDVRKSATDDQALQIYVVLPTTGFPEQLNYPILTYVWDNEAPKGLVTKSPKPLMKKIRYVVVRNKTDRLGTWYTEKRNVYEDFRKVFRDVDGGEPRGATHGLRFYINSQNTKSQAEGYIGEVFFSKS, encoded by the coding sequence ATGAGCAGAAAAAAGAGGATCGTTGTCCTGGCGGCAATGCTGGTTCTGGTGTCCGCCGCCGCGGCGTATGCCCTGCGGGGAGAGATCGTGGAGGTGGCCCTCTACCGGAACGCAAAGATGGTCAACGGCGTTCCGGCGGGCTGGAAGATCATGCGCCATTCCGGCACGCCGGTCATCCGGCTGGAGAAATTCGGCGATGCCTACTATGTGCGCATGATCAGCGATTCCCGGTCGGGTTTCGGCATTGAAAAGGAAGTCAGTGTCGACCTAAGGGAATACCCCTACCTGAACTGGACCTGGACGGCGACGAAGCTGCCCCGGGGCGGCGATGTCCGGAAATCCGCCACCGACGACCAGGCGCTCCAGATCTATGTTGTCCTGCCTACAACTGGATTCCCGGAGCAGCTGAACTACCCGATCCTTACCTATGTCTGGGACAATGAGGCCCCGAAGGGACTGGTCACCAAGAGTCCCAAGCCCCTCATGAAAAAGATCCGCTACGTCGTTGTCCGCAACAAGACGGACCGCCTCGGCACGTGGTACACGGAGAAGCGGAATGTGTACGAGGATTTCCGGAAGGTTTTCCGGGACGTGGACGGCGGTGAGCCCCGGGGGGCTACGCACGGGCTGCGCTTCTACATCAACTCGCAGAACACCAAGAGCCAGGCGGAAGGCTACATCGGCGAAGTCTTCTTCAGCAAGTCCTGA
- a CDS encoding FAD-binding protein, whose protein sequence is MSQRLVVIGGGAAGPSTAAEAKRRNKSFDVCMIEGGDFVSYAA, encoded by the coding sequence ATGAGTCAACGATTGGTGGTCATTGGTGGCGGGGCTGCAGGTCCTTCCACGGCGGCGGAAGCCAAGCGGAGGAACAAGTCTTTCGATGTATGCATGATCGAGGGCGGCGACTTTGTCTCCTATGCCGCCTGA